In one Terriglobia bacterium genomic region, the following are encoded:
- a CDS encoding septal ring lytic transglycosylase RlpA family protein, translated as MRHPLFFIWAAFRWVPLMFLIPVAMEAPLVARQSEPVKPIRVWVGNASWYGQEFDGRKTANGEKFDCEALTAAHPTLPFGAVLRVVNVRTGSFELVRINDRGPYQEGREIDVSYAVARKIGLIHPGVSQVRLELMALPQR; from the coding sequence ATGAGACATCCACTTTTCTTTATATGGGCCGCATTCCGTTGGGTACCGCTGATGTTCTTGATCCCAGTGGCCATGGAGGCCCCTCTCGTCGCCCGACAGAGCGAACCCGTCAAGCCGATCAGGGTTTGGGTTGGGAACGCCAGCTGGTACGGCCAGGAGTTTGATGGCCGGAAGACGGCCAATGGCGAAAAGTTTGACTGTGAGGCCCTGACCGCCGCCCACCCCACGCTACCCTTCGGGGCGGTGTTGCGGGTGGTCAATGTGCGCACCGGGAGTTTCGAGCTGGTGCGCATCAATGATCGAGGTCCCTATCAGGAAGGGCGGGAAATTGATGTATCCTATGCGGTAGCCCGCAAGATTGGGTTGATTCATCCCGGAGTAAGCCAGGTACGTCTGGAGCTAATGGCACTGCCGCAACGGTGA